The Anaerosporomusa subterranea nucleotide sequence AGCGGGCGATGACCGCGAGGTCATGCGCAGATGAGTAATGCCCGATAGCGCTTAATCCGTTTGGGTTGATAAAATGGCTGTCCCGAGCACCAATGGCCGCAGCCTTTTCGTTCATTATCCGGGCGAATTCTTCAGTTGAACCGGCAATATGTTCGGCAATCGCCACCGCCGAGTCATTGCCTGAGCGCAGCATCAAGCCCTCGAGTAGCTCGCGCAGTGCTAATGTCTGACCAGGATATAGGTACATTGAGGAGCCGCGAGTGGCGGCGGCGCGCGGGCTAACTGTAACGTCAGCCTCAAGCTGTCCCCGCTCGATCGCGATGATCGCGGTTAGTATTTTAGTTGTACTGGCTGGAGCGAGGCGTTTATGCATCTTCTTTTCCCAAAGCACCTGGCCAGTCTTAACATCCATCAGAATAGCTGCATCGGCTTTTATAATAGGATTCGCAAAACCGGGCTCAGCGATTATCAGGGTTAGCATGGTTAGGAAACCAATAATAACTATGCGAAACTTCATTTGGCCCCTCCTGCAAGTAGTTGTTTTGCGTGAATAGAAACATGAGTAGTAACATATGGTTCCTGTAGAAACATTTTCAGAAAGTGGAGGAATACCGTGAAGGCAAAAAACAGATGGGTATTTTCCATTGCTCTTTTGACTCTGACGATGCTAGCCGGAACGTATCATCTGACAGCATCAACCGAACTGGCGCTACGCTATGTGCCGACAACTCATAAAGTTGTAGCTCTGACCTTTGACGATGGACCGCATCCCCAGACAACGCCGCAAATTTTGCGGGTACTAAAAGAAAAACAGGTAAAAACAACTTTTTTCGTTTTAGGCTCTAATGCGGCAACTCATCCCGAGTGGGTAAAGCAAGCTGCTCAGGACGGGCATGAGATTGGCAGCCACGCATATAGTCACAGATTCTTTAACACGTTGAAAACAACTGAATATGAGGCAGAAATGGATCAGACGAATCAACTGATTTGCCAGCTTGCCCATGAGCCAGCAGTGTTTCGCCCCCCCGGCGGCTCGTGGAATGATGCGGTTGCCCGCGCGGCTCTGTTGCGTGGGCAGACAACCATTCTTTGGTCAGTTGATACCGGCGATTGGCGGCGTCTACCTGTCGGCCAGGTGGTAAAAAATACCCTCGACAACGTAAAACCTGGCAGTATTGTATTGATGCATGACGGGCAACCGGCGCTGCCGACAGCGGAAGCGGTAGGAATAATTATTGACAAGCTGCGAGATAAGGGATACCAGTTCGTGACGGTTAGTGAGCTGTTGCAGTACTACGAAGTCCGACACTAACCGAGCTCTTCAAGCACCAAAGGCCAATCTGCGTTGCACCCGTAAAGGGTATGCCGCCAACGTCTAAGGCGCTAAAGCGCCAAGAGTTGCGCAATCATCCCGGAAAAGTCCATTGCTTGCGTACCAGAACCGTACGCGGCGCGGCTGGATTTTCTGGGCTGCCTAGTGATGCTACTCTGCTTTTCTACTTCAGACATATCACTATTCTCATAGGCAACAACACCTCGACCTTTCTGAACGCCCGGGGAACAGTGAGCTCGGGGCTAAAATTCCGGACTAAACGGCTGCAACTGATTCCATTGCGAGCCGATTTGCTGCTCGAACCGCATGACACTGGCAGTGCGCTCGCTGCGTAGACTTTGTACTGAACTAAGCAGACCTTGGTTATATGTATAGACTTTGTGCTTTGGCACAGTGACTGGCTTGGCGTAGTCTTGTAACTTTAGGGCAACCTTATAGTTACTTCTGCCTGATTTAAGTACAACCGCTGGTTCGAGTAAATCAGACCCGTCGTAACGATGCACCAGACAATTGGGGACCATTTGGTCAATTACGTTTTTCATCGTTCCTTTGAGAACAATGCCCGAACCGCAGCCCGGACAACTGGCAGTAGTGATTGGTAAATAACTGTTACATTTTGAGCAAACGACTCCATCCATGTAAATCCCTCCGGTAACATTTTTAATTTGGCTTTGATTAGTCTTCCCGCTGTATAGGCTGTCTATTTACAAAAATTGATTTTTTTGCAGTGGGGGAAATAGCAGTTTTAGAAAGCGAAGATAAGATGATATCTGGCCGCGAAAACGCGAAAGGCGCCGCGCGCCCAAAGGCTACGATGAAAAAGACATTGACACCACACTTGCCTCTCTGATATACTTTCTGTAAATACATATTCGCATCATCAATGACCGGGAAGAGTACACATGGCTAGAGAGCCGCAGCGAGCCAATGAAAGTGAGAGTTTGGCGCCGCTCAGCATGTCGAATGGGCCCGGGAGATACGATCCGATCCAGCTTTAGGGGTAGGCGTCGTCGGGGTTTCTTCCGCCGTTATCAGGAAGAGGGTATCGGACATCTGTCCTGTACTTCTTAAGCCGGACTATTTTTATAGTCAATTAGGGTGGCACCGCGGGTTAACGCCTCGTCCCTTCAGAGAGAATCTCTCTGTTGGAACGAGGTTTTTTAGTTTAAAGAAAAGGAGGAAAAGATCATGGAACAGCAAGTACAACAACCGACCATCATTGTAGCAGGAAAAGGGGGCAAGTACCGCTGGTTGGCAATTACAGCCTTATTTCTAGCTATTGGCACTATTTTACGTCTGGTTAGTCCGAGCGTCGCGGGGGTATCGCCAAATTGGACCATTGCGATGTATTGCTTGGCCATGATTCTAGTGCGGCCATCACTGGGGCAGGCGGTAGGTATTGGTCTGGTAGCCGGCGCTATCGCACTGGTTACTTCAAAATCTCCTTTTCCGTATGGTAACCTCGTGAGTGAAGTATTGGGTGCGGTTACCGCCTGTACACTTGTCAAATACAATATCGGCTGCAAAATCGGCAAGCTCAACCTTCAACCGGCTATTATCGGCCTGATTACTACCTTATTCAGCGGTCTAACATTTGTCACATTAATGAAGATTGTGCTGGGATTACCGATGCAGGTTTACCTATACGGTATGTTGCCAGTTGTTTTTACAGTGGCTGCGGTCAATACGGTGGTTACTCAGGTGCTTTACTTCCCGGCATATAAACTGTTTAGCGCACAATTAGGCATTTCGGAAAGGGAGAAGAAATGAAACCAGTCATTAGTTTTTCTGATTTCTCGTTTTCTTACCATGGCCGTACTCAGGCTCTGAATAATATCAATCTTGAGATTCCAGCAGGCTCTTTTACTGCGGTTGCTGGCTTAAGCAGCACAGGAAAGACGACGCTTTGTCTTGCAGTCTCTGGGCTGGTGCCACATTACTTCGGCGGCGCAGTTGGTGGTTCGGTGACTGTCAATGGTATGAACACACTGCATACGGAGGTCGGCCAGCTCGCTGAGGTGGTAGGCACGGTCCTCGAAGACTATGAGTGCCAGCTGGTCACGATGACTGTCGAGGAAGAAGTCGCGTTTGGTCTAGAGAACCGCGGCGTCCGGCGCGAAGAAATTGTTGTGGCAGTTAGCGAAACTCTGCGCATGGTCGGTCTGCCAGGACTCGAGAAGCGCGAAGTATCCTCACTCTCCGGCGGCCAGAAGCAGCGACTTGCCATTGCGGCGGCGCTTGCGTCCAAACCTGCTGTTTTAGTTCTCGATGAACCCACCTCCGCTCTCGATCCCGAGGGCGCCGAAGAATTGTATGCTTTGCTCGGTCGTCTAAACAGGGAGACCGGTTTGACAATGATGATCGTCGAACATGATCTTTCTCGCATTCTTCCTTATGCCGACCGTCTAGTGGTGCTTGAAGCCGGCAGGCTGGCGGCAGCCGGAAAAACCGAGGAGGTTCTCGCTCAGTTAGTTAAAGGCAACAGTGCCAGCTTGTCTCCAACGCTGTGGACTTTGAAACACTTGCTCGAATCAAAATCGGACGCTGTATTTGCGCCCTGGCTTAGCAACGAGCAGGCAATCGATCAGCTTCGTGTTTTCCTGCGACAGGAAGGAGCGGAAAAAATTGCTTGAACTGCGTGACGTGACTTTTGCTTATAATCGTAATCAGCCGCCCGCTGTTGCGAATGTTTCCTTGACAATTCGCCGCGGTGAATTTGTTGCTATAGCCGGACGTAACGGCAGCGGCAAAACCACGATTACAAAATTGATGATGTCTCTGCTAAAACCGACTCATGGGCAGATTTTTCGCGACGATGAAGACACAAAATCCTGTACTCCGGCTGATATGGCACGTTATATTGGCTATGTTTTTCAGAATCCTGACCGTCAAATATTTCGTGACACTGTCCGGCAGGAGATTTCCTACGGACCGGAAATGCTGGGTTTTTCATCAGAAAAAATCAGCGAAGTTACTGAACAAGCGATGAAACTGACCGGCGTCGCAGATCTTGCCGATCGCTATCCGCGAACACTGACCAG carries:
- a CDS encoding polysaccharide deacetylase family protein, whose product is MLAGTYHLTASTELALRYVPTTHKVVALTFDDGPHPQTTPQILRVLKEKQVKTTFFVLGSNAATHPEWVKQAAQDGHEIGSHAYSHRFFNTLKTTEYEAEMDQTNQLICQLAHEPAVFRPPGGSWNDAVARAALLRGQTTILWSVDTGDWRRLPVGQVVKNTLDNVKPGSIVLMHDGQPALPTAEAVGIIIDKLRDKGYQFVTVSELLQYYEVRH
- a CDS encoding tryptophan transporter, whose translation is MEQQVQQPTIIVAGKGGKYRWLAITALFLAIGTILRLVSPSVAGVSPNWTIAMYCLAMILVRPSLGQAVGIGLVAGAIALVTSKSPFPYGNLVSEVLGAVTACTLVKYNIGCKIGKLNLQPAIIGLITTLFSGLTFVTLMKIVLGLPMQVYLYGMLPVVFTVAAVNTVVTQVLYFPAYKLFSAQLGISEREKK
- a CDS encoding energy-coupling factor ABC transporter ATP-binding protein, which produces MKPVISFSDFSFSYHGRTQALNNINLEIPAGSFTAVAGLSSTGKTTLCLAVSGLVPHYFGGAVGGSVTVNGMNTLHTEVGQLAEVVGTVLEDYECQLVTMTVEEEVAFGLENRGVRREEIVVAVSETLRMVGLPGLEKREVSSLSGGQKQRLAIAAALASKPAVLVLDEPTSALDPEGAEELYALLGRLNRETGLTMMIVEHDLSRILPYADRLVVLEAGRLAAAGKTEEVLAQLVKGNSASLSPTLWTLKHLLESKSDAVFAPWLSNEQAIDQLRVFLRQEGAEKIA
- a CDS encoding energy-coupling factor ABC transporter ATP-binding protein — protein: MLELRDVTFAYNRNQPPAVANVSLTIRRGEFVAIAGRNGSGKTTITKLMMSLLKPTHGQIFRDDEDTKSCTPADMARYIGYVFQNPDRQIFRDTVRQEISYGPEMLGFSSEKISEVTEQAMKLTGVADLADRYPRTLTRSQKQRVAIASALSMTPDFLILDEPTSGQDADTHERFMALLKDFHSSGKTIILVTHDMDCLVRYAERVIVMDKGIKLFDGSVTDCFADRRRLHEAGLREPATVSVSNGLAPQGISLTTDVASLAEQILAKRGGLNG